GACAATTCTAGCTACTGTTCTTGGTATGGAGTGTCATGCAACTCAAATTCCAGGGTTTCAGAATTGAGAATAAGAGGTAATAATACTAATGCTGCTTCTTGTACTAGTAATCCTGAGTTAGCATTGCATGGCTTTGGCATTAGAAGAAACAGTTGCTTTCATATGAATGTTAAACTTGTTGGGAATTTGTCTTCTGTTATTGGATACCTCAAAGATCTTAGGGTTCTATCCCTTCCATTCCATGATCTTACTGGTGAAATTCCTGTTCAGATATGGGGATTAGAGAATCTTGAAATACTTGATGTAGAAGGAAATTTCATTCAAGGAATTTTTTCGAGCTATAATTTTGCTGGCTTGAGTAAACTAAGAGTTCTTAACCTGGGGTTTAACAGAATTGTAGGGGAGTTTCCACCTTCTCTAGCAAAATGTAGGTTTTTGAGTGTATTGAATTTAGCGGGAAACAGAATAAATGATGTCATTCCAGGGTTTATAGGTGGTTTGGAAAAGTTAAGGGTGCTTAATTTGTCGTTTAATCGATTAATTGGGCATGTTGCGCTTAACATGGGGATTAAATGCAAGAATCTTGAACATTTGGATTTGTCATTTAATTTCCTACAAGGGGAGATTCCGCGTGTATTGGGGAAATGTAGTCACTTAAGGACACTTTTGTTGACTTCAAATGCATTTTCTGGTGTTATCCCTTCTGAGCTTGGTAGGCTTCAAAGGCTTGAAGTTCTGGATGTTTCGCGAAACAGCCTTTATGGTTCTATTCCACCTCAGCTTGGAAATTGCCTTAATTTGTCGATTCTCGTTCTCTCAAATCTCTTCAATCTGCATAGGGAGCTTCCATTTGATGATGCATTAGGTGAGCTGAACTTCTTTGAGGGCTCCATTCCTTCAGAGATTACTATGCTGCCAAAATTGGAAATACTTTGGGCTCCAGGAGCAAATCTCGGAGGACATTTTCCCAATGATTGGGGTAATTGTGACAGCCTAAAGATGGTGAATTTAGCTCATAACTTTTTCATGGGCAAAATTTCTGGTTCGTTTCTCCGATGCCATGGTCTGTTTTTTCTTAACATTAGCTCAAACAGGCTCTCTGGATACCTTGATGAAAAGCTTCCTGTTCCTTGTATGACTCTTTTCGATATCAGTAGGAACCTCATGTCAGGTGCAATTCCCCAATATAATACAAGTGTTTGTCCTCGTGATGCCTCATCCGAAAAGAAGCTTATCCAAACTTTCAATCCAGCTTTTGCCTACCTGTCATTCTTAACATATAAAACTTGTTCAGAGAGCCCTTTGCCTTTCCCTACTACCGGTTTTCCAGTGATTCATAATTTTGGTGGAAACAGCTTCACCGGTGGAATCCCTTTACTTCCAATGGTCCATGAAATCTTAGGAAAGCGCATTGATTATGCGTTTCTTGCTGGTGGAAACAAGCTTACTGGATCATTGAATGGGAGCTTATTTGGAAACTGTGATGGATTAGGTGGAATGACTGTTAATGTAAGCAGCAATGAGATTTCTGGTCAAGTTCCTGCTTACATCTGTTCAGCATGCAGGTCTCTCAAATTCTTTGATGCATCCCGGAACAATATCTCCGGGTCTTTTCCCAAGCACTTTGGTCATTGCAAGTCCCTCATTGTACTTGACTTGAGCTGGAACAAGTTGCACGATCAAATTCCGGCTGATCTTTATGACATGAAGAATCTAACTCTTCTAAGTTTGGCTAATAACCAGCTAAGTGGCAGCATCCCTCCTTTCTTTCCTCAGATGCATTCTCTTGAAGTTTTGGACTTCTCATCAAACTCATTCTCTGGTGACATTCCAGAAGGTCTCACGCGCCTGGTAAATTTAACTGTTCTATTGCTCAACAACAATACATTGACTGGACAGATTCCCTCAGGTTTGGAATATTTGACATCTCTTCATGCATGCAACTTCTCATTCAATAATTTATCTGGAGTGTTGCCATCGGATGAGGTGATAAAGCCGTGTAGCTTCATTGGAAATCCTTATCTTTCATCCAAGCCAAAACTCGCCGTTTTTTCAGCACCACCAATGGGCAAACAACCCAATGAGTCACAAAGTTATGCAGCTCCTCCACCAGGGCCTAAGTCTAAAAATGGTAAGAGAGGACTTTCTTCTATTGAAATTGCTGCTGTAGTATCTGCAACTGTCATTGTTTCCGTACTTGCTATCCTTGTTACCTTCTGTATGCACATAACAAAGCGGACAGCAAGTCCTAAAGTTGAGGCCTCTGAGTCACCTGAAAGAAGCGATGTTACAGTTTTCAATGACATTGGAGTACGTTTGACATATGATAACATCGTCCACGCTACCAGAAACTTTAGCTGGAGCAATTGCATTGGAAATGGTGGTTTTGGTTCCACATACAAAGCTGAAGTTTCCTCTGGTCTTGTGGTGGCAGTAAAGAGGCTATTGGTTGAAAGATGTCAAGGAGTTCGCCAGTTCGAGGCTGAGATTAATAGCCTTAAAAGCATAAGTCATCCCAATCTCATAACACTGATTGGCTATTTTGCAAGTGAGGCAGATATGTTCCTGATATATAATTATATCCCAGGAGGTAATTTAGAGAAATTTATACGGGATAGAGCAAGTAGAGTGTTCAATTTTAAAGTGCTACACAAGATTGCTCTAGACATTTCCCTTGGAATTGCTTATCTACATGATCAATGTGTCCCGCGCATTGTCCACCGTGATGTCAAGCCAAGTAATATATTGTTGGACAGTGAGATGAACGCTTATTTGTCGGATTTTGGGTTGTCAAGGATCATGGGACCAGAAACCTGCACAACCACAAATGTAGCAGGAACTTTCGGGTACGTAGCACCAGAATATGCTCTAACGTGTCGTGTGTCAGACAAGGCCGATGTTTACAGCTATGGTGTCGTGCTGCTCGAGTTGCTCTCTGACAAGCGAGCTCTAGATCCTTCGTTCTCTGTGCATGAGAATGGATTCAACATTGTTTCATGGGCAAACATGTTACTGCGCGATAACAAGATACAGGACATATTCTACACCAGTTTGTGGGAGGCGGGCCCGGAGGACAAACTTGTGGACATGTTGCATTTGGCTCTAATGTGTACTACAGAATCCCTTTCTGCCAGGCCGAGGATGAGGCAGGTCGTCGGGCAATTGAAGGAACTTGCACCACTTGTGCCTTAGCTAGCTAAGCAGTGGAGATTCTGACTTCATCCATCAAATAATTAGTGAAAGTAACTTAAGATCGACTatttagttttcttttgctttatagTTAGTTTTAACTACAGTTTTGCTCATTGGAAAGGTGTAGAGATTTTCCCCCCGTAACTGTATATTATGATGGATGAATGACAATTTATAGTTTATATATCAATACCATGATCTGAGGATCACCATATTTCTTGTGTCAAGTCATTGAAAGCCACATTTTTGGCAGGTTTATTTGGACGTAAAGCAGAAAAAATGAAGCTTTGAAGTGTTCTGAAAGGAAACATTCAATAAAACAGCCAAAATCAGCAAGTCATAACAAGCATAGCTTATTATAGCTGATTCTAATTACTTTGAAACTGAGGTTTAGTTGATTGCTAAGTCCCTTAATTCCTTTCTTGTTTTAAATAAACATCGATTCCAGGTTCAAACCCAGGCCAGTGGAGTCGTTTTAATAtcatctttttctctctctttttcttctaacCCCAGCTCTCCCAATATTttgtttcttctatttttgagttttgatttttCGTTTTCTTTAGCGTGTTCTCCCTCTACCGCCCAAAATCCTCATATTTAATTTCTTGAAATGTAGTAGTATTTAATGCAAATATCTGATTCTTGCTAAACTACTATAGCAGCTATGCATGAAATTTCTCTTCGATTACAAATCACTATGAGGAGTTGATGACGGGCAATTTCACGTATAGGAACAAAATTACCGGCCACTCTAACAAGAATAACGTAACTTAAACTTTATACTTCCTCCGTtacaatttatgtgaacccagggcacgaagtttaagaataGAGAGCacttttaaacttgtggtgtaaaatgagacacatgtattttgtgtgactataaatcattgcacaaaagtaaattatttccaaatagggaaatgggtcattctttttggtacgaactaaaaaagaaataggttcacataaattgaaacgcaaacggagggagtagtaaaaTTGCAAAAATACTTTTTATCACATTAAAGAAACTGAACTCTATCtaatataatagtaataaaatTACAAAACTTTACCAACATAACAATAATGTCACCTTGATCAGTAGCTTCTTAATAGTTGGTGAATTTAGAATTATAGTTGATACAATTCAGTTATTTTAAtgtgataaaaataattttctgaCTTTATagtttatatattattatataatgAAAATAGATAAATTACTTTAATGCAATAAAAAGACAATTTTGTTATTTTAATGTTATAATAGACTGTATGTGACATTAGCTCCTATTACTTTGACTTTAATTACGTCCCATTATCCGTGCATACTCTTCCAGCTCAAGCCTCAACCGATCACATCCTAAGTTAATTACTTGCTTTCTCCAGTCTATATTTATATATGCTaatagcatatatatattttgcacaaaattatatgcaaaatgCCTAACTAACTACTTAATTAGTTATTTTCTCCTATTTTTGATTATTTACCACATCTTATATTTAAATTCTTCAAAATGCAAGTATTATTCTAAGTAGATGTCTTGGTTTTTCCTACTATGGTCAAAAGCTAATTAAAATTCTTAATTAGCTCCTTCTGGGACGCTATGCATTCAAGAAGACGTGATACAGAATCTAATCTCTGCGTAATCTCATTCTTTGGCTCTTTACATAGCAATATCTAACAACTGAACACATGGCCAAATAAGACAAACTACACAAAGTTGACCTTGAATCTAATAACGTACGCAGGAACTGTGTCAGCACTATCGGCTTATTATGGTTTTCCCTTGTAAGTAGGTTTAGGTTTGAAAATACTGTCGTTTTAACGCCTTACTTACTGTAAATTACCTTCTTATATGATCTTGAATAAACCTTATATACAATGGCGGAGTCAGAATTTTCATTAAGcggagtcaaaatataaagaaataaactcaccAAGAAGTCAAGCGGTGTCATTATATAACATTATACATATTTTAGAAAAGGTTACCAAGCTAACAGTGTAATGTTTTGAGATTGATACCCCTTGGATGCATGTGGCTCCACCATTACGTATATATGAACACCCCTTTAAGTGCACGTGACTCCGCCACTATCTTGACATacacatacatattattctttAGAAAAACTATTATTCACAAACAATATATAagaaactttttcttttgttgcaAAAACAGTGTCGAATGATTCCTTATTAATTGGTTTCTGCCATTAGTACTCCAGCGTCCAATTGTCATGTAGCCTATTAATGTAGAGTATGTAACATGAGAACATTTGGCAAGAAGACCTCCTCAACACTTTAAATGGTCAAgtgattttcaattttctttcttaattttttttggaTTGGAAAATGGTTAAATGAATGGGTTAGGATGGATGGGAcctttttaacattttaaaaatttgTGGATCACCTATAAAGTTTGAAAAACATTACCCCTCTCTCATTTTTTCGCCCAATTTCTCTCTCATCTCTCTGCTCTCTCTTCTCTGTCACTCAACCCCATCGTAGCGAAGTACCACAAAATAGGTAACTGAATTAATGATTGATTCCATTTTAGGGCCAAATTTGGAGAGGGTTTAGAGAtacggcggctagggtttctcagaGAAAAAGTAGAGAGTAGAGAGGATTTAGGGGAGGCGGCTTTAGGAGAATGGGTCTTTAGGGTTTAGGTTTGGTTGATTAAAGATGAGAGGGGGtctgtgggccgttgatctctgagatcaacgactgAGATGAAAAAAAGAGTGGGGCGGGTTGCTTAAGACGGGAACCGCCCGAGTTCATtaaaaggggtcatttggtttggaCTTGGGGTTATTGGGCTAGGTTTTGggttcgaaattaactcaaacattAGGCTAAAGTTTTTAAATacatgaaaattataaaaaataatttatacaaagtaactaataattgaataaatagctaaataaatataaaaatattatttatgtaacttaatattttaaaataatagttaaaaattataaaaatataaaaaattattttgacccTGAATAAAATGATAAATGTAATTAGTTGTAAtgtataggctattattgcaaaaatgcgCAAATAGTTCAAAAATGCatatgtaattatataaaatgaagtaaaatattataaagtatatatataggtgtaaatAATAAATTCGGATGATgaagtcatcataaaataatttgaaggagtaattaataaatatttgagtaatttaaatgcaagaaaatcaattttaaagctttaaaaattatagaaaatacttatatgacccTAGTAAATTAGgtaatgatgaaaaataatattttaaaagtaaatggAATACATTATAAAATATTAGagcaaaattaggtatcaacagctgcccctctttacccgaaaatgatgaaagagttgtcaaataaagaaaatgatgaccaattttgtctgAAATGAGTGGGGATGATGCGTTTTTGAAAAATAGGAGATgaaccctggttcctgagttgcctacatatccttggtgttacgggaatcaggccgcGTTCTGGATCAAACGGCGAACGAAACCGATTGAATTGTTATAAAGATGGTCATACGTTTCAAAAAGGACTTTTGGATATGATAGTGTCGTGAGTAACAAATAATTTCAAGTGGAGCTATGAATGTGAATTTGAACGTTACAGATGCATAAGATAAGTATTTGAGCAGTTACGGGATAAAGGGTAATCAATTGCTGAttataacgacccaaccagtcgttttgccttctagaaccccattcccctaaataagactccccgtatgtgcttttactgttttatgacttgcggggatggctAGTTCAGGAATtcaaagggttcgggttgaaatcgaaacacttggttccttagtttagCTTTAAAAGGGTaagtttaacttcggtcaacattttgagtaaacgaccccggaatcgagatttgatggttccaataggtttgtatgatgattttggacttggtcgtatgctcgaatcgggttttggacaacctgggagcgtttcgacgcttaatagtgaaagttgactatttgaaggttttaaggttctttaaatttggtttgaaataggatttggtgttatcgaggtccaattgGGATTTCGAGCTTGGGagtagttccgtatggtgatttaagacttgcacgcaaaatttggtgtcattccaagtagtttaagtatgattcggtgcgtttgaagaacttgaaatttataagttgAATCGATTTGGTTTGGGaaatgattcttagttttggtgttATTTTCCGCATTCCGAGGGTGAGAGCAAGTTCGTTTTAAGCTTACAAACccattggtatatttggtcgaggccTCGGGGTCCTCGCACAGGATTCGGGGGGTCGTCGGGGCTTGTTAGCCCCTTAGGAAAGGAGCTGCTGGTGCCTGTCATCTGGTGTGTTCGCACATGCGGTGgaatggccgcagaagcggcacagCAGATGCGATTCCTTGCTCGTAGAAGCTGAAAGAGGAGGGGTCGACGGTCACCACAGAAGCGAAGcattgtccgcagaagcgaacccgcttctgcggtgaaggagtccgcatgtgcgaaaatggGGCAGCTGGCCATGAGCGCAGATGCGCACctcgagccgcagaagcgagctcGAAGATGCACGAGGAGAGCCACAGAAGCGGTCCCGCAGAAGCGAAGGgctcctcgcaggtgcggaaatgctgcggggcagaatgttttaaaagaacGGGACTCAGCCATTTTTAGCCCATTTTtttcattcttgggcgattttagagcttcttGAGAGGAGTATTCACctaacaacttggaggtaagttaattctgcctattgtgagttaaatacatagattatgggtagattataacatgaaaattgtagaaatcaagggtttagatgaaaaatctaggttttgataaaaatgagattttaaccccGAAAATGGTTATGCAATGGGATGAAAATTATATACTTGAGTtcttaaggttatgggtaacgattttctccgaaaatttccggaattcgggcacgtgggtccgaggtgaattttaggaattctatCAATTTGGGTTAGGTAATTaatctaataatttaatttcgaattgttgagcatgtattgattaaattatataatatttgactagttttagaTTTTTCGGCATCAATTGAGGCTTTAACGCAAAAATTTTGACCGGAAAGTGagttttgagacgaggtaagtctcttgtctaatcttataagagggaatttaccccataggtgatttaaattaaatgttgctacaaattgtgggggctacgtacgtaatAGGTGACGAGattccgtgcgtagctactaattatgcttatgtccgggtagttttaggacccaatGCATGAACTATTTGGAATATTTGCACTATACTTGTTAATTTAAAAtagggctggcaagtgggccggtccagacggtcccggtcccgggcaggtcccaaattaaacgggccaaacggtcccgggctaaacgggctttttgtagggaccggcccaggaccgggaccgtttggtcccgggctaaacggtcccggcccgcgagctaaacgggctaagtgggcccaacatatatatttttttaaaaataattaaatcgaTATTAGAGataaaaggatgttaaaaaatatatctaaggcaatgctttgtaaattttattatagaattgtgacctaaagtttatttaacatcctaaattttaatattcaatatttaatatcgaatatatatcgatataagatgtatatatagtatatatatatatatatatatatatatatatatatatatatatatatatatatatatatatatatatatatatatataaataataagctatattcgataagctatatatacatcttataaactatatataagatgtatatatagtatatatatatatatatatatatatatatatatatatatatatatatatatatatatatatatatatatatatatataagtaaaaagctatattcgataagctatatatacatcttatatatagtatataagatgtatatatagtatagtatagtaaagtatatatatatatattatactaatactacactatatgcacatcttatatagcttatataagctatatatacatcttatatagcttatataagttgtatatatagtatagtatagtatatatactaaatgtataatatataagctatatatatatatatatatatatatatatatatatatatatatatatatcgaatatagcttatatattatacacttagtaacaataaagtaaacaaTAGTAGCAAttgtagaagaaaattagagagagattgtgatagattgatgattttctaagaaaaaaaataaaagaatgatagagtatttatagttgaaaatagggaaaaagtgtaattataaaaaatttgggatttaaaaaaagtttggggggttaaatggctattttataaatagccaacggctatttttgacagcccaacggctatatttaaaaaaaatagccgttgggactGTTTGGCCCGCTAAGAGACCGATCCGGTCCCGGTCCCTGGCGGGCTAaatggtcccgggcctggcgggcccaaatcataggaccggtCCACGAGACCGGCCCAAGCCCACTAAAACCGagccaaacggtcctggcccgtttagcccgtttggcccgcggtcccgggcctggaccggcccacttgtcaCCCTTAATTTaaaatgcctaaattatattaggaTTTGTTAGAGGAATTGTGAAAGATCGCTAATGAAATTCGTATTGTTTTAGTATAAATCCTTAATAATGTTTtagtcaaatgcttataaaatATCCTTCTCTTCCTGTGGAGCGAGCCGAACACCTCGGTAGTAGAtaatgcatctatggatcatgccgcacgtccctcggcagtgtacacgtcactttggatcgggccgtatgacctcggcataaatcgtgcttaataataatacttGGTGTCTTGATATTTTATTGTGTCTTGGAAGATTACAGCCTTTAAAAGGAACGACTTATTTGGAAATTATATaattgtgaaagaattatttccTCCTACTTGTTGAGAAGATTTAAATTTATTTACACATCCAGTATTTatttaagattttatttgaataattattgacctatagtgagtgtcgaagtcgacctctcgtcactacttcttcgagattaggatTGATACTTATTGGTTACACGTTGTTTaaatactcatgctacacttgctgtattCTTTGTGCAGGTTCTGAGACTGGTGCATCAGGCGGTCCTACCGGTGCACATCCCCGATATCCCGAGgactagtggtgagctgctcttcCTGAGCCATTCAGCAGCACCTAATGTCTCTCTTCGTATtcgtattctgtctattttatgttcagacagtatttagaattttgtataatctactagatgctcatacacttgtgacaccaggtcttggcacacacactagtagaattgtggTATTGAATTATTACTTTGTTTATTCATTTAAaccttttattttcttgaatcttgcaaataagaaaagtttaATTGCTCGAAAACTTATCAAAATAGGAATAATATGTCtaattcactagttggcttgcctagcggtgatgttgggtgccatcacgatttataggtgaaattggttcgtgacaacatggtatcagagcgctaggttcacttaggtctcacaagttatgagcatgcctaatagagtcttgcggattggtacggagacgtctatacttatctttaagaggctataggatgttaggaaattacctttcttcatattccatcatgcaattaatgtagtactaaatatccttctcttattctctcacagatggtgagaacgcgctcgaatgaaGTTCCAGATCCAgtatttatttagtattttatttgaataattattgacccatagtgagtgtcgaaGTTGAACcgctcgtctctaccacttcgagattaggcttgatacttactgggtacatgttgtttacgtactcatgctacacttgctgtactttttgtgcaggatctgagacagatactagtggagaacctatcatcgcacatcctcgttatccaggggcgtaatggtgagctgcctttctgagccgttcggAAGCACCTAATGTCTCTCTTCCTATTcttattttgtctattttatgttcagacagtatttagaattttgtataatctactagatgttcatacacttgtgacaccaggtcttggcatacacactagtagaattgtggTATTGAATTATTACTTTGGTTATTCATTTAAatcttttattttcttgaaacTTGAAAATAAGGAAAGTTTAATTGCTTGAATATTTATCAAAAGAGGAATAATATGTCTAATTCACTAGTGggcttgcctagcggtgatgttgggcgccatcgcaacctataggtgaaattgggtcgtgacactgatcATCAGTTACATTTGAGATGATCGAAGGATGCGAACATTGTGAATGGAAACCGAAGCGAGAATTGCTCTcgtttgtagaacggttacctcccgagttacctgcaaaacttaaaacacgatgcacgcGAATATATGGGGTTAttgcggaaatttaaacatgatgcaaattcccttcggaccatgagaaTTGTTTttggatgatgaggatgatgtcctttgACCATGATGTTCTGGGTCATAAAGATTATGGCAAGGGATTCACatgccatgaaatggtgtcctcgggccatgaggatggtgcctctggactatgacgcctttgaataatgatatgcaattttGAGAGATCATTCGTCCATGGCATTATGTCtacgggctatgaggatgatgccctcAGACTATGATGCCTTCAGACAATGTGGTGATGTtttagcccatgaaatgcaaagatgcGTAAATATCGATCGTTTGATAGAGGGAACAACTGATGCTTAGTTGTATACGAGACCAGGACAAGACATTGCTTTGCCTTGTGTGTgatgagggcagtgtttagccctatgtaGAGGAAGGCAGAGGTTAGCCTTATGC
The nucleotide sequence above comes from Nicotiana tabacum cultivar K326 chromosome 12, ASM71507v2, whole genome shotgun sequence. Encoded proteins:
- the LOC107813786 gene encoding LRR receptor-like serine/threonine-protein kinase RPK2, producing MKSDKMQLGRKKKLGILFSRTMNLFLIMAFVFSCFSFSASEEVVYEKMALLELKKSLGDSSGILSSWKADNSSYCSWYGVSCNSNSRVSELRIRGNNTNAASCTSNPELALHGFGIRRNSCFHMNVKLVGNLSSVIGYLKDLRVLSLPFHDLTGEIPVQIWGLENLEILDVEGNFIQGIFSSYNFAGLSKLRVLNLGFNRIVGEFPPSLAKCRFLSVLNLAGNRINDVIPGFIGGLEKLRVLNLSFNRLIGHVALNMGIKCKNLEHLDLSFNFLQGEIPRVLGKCSHLRTLLLTSNAFSGVIPSELGRLQRLEVLDVSRNSLYGSIPPQLGNCLNLSILVLSNLFNLHRELPFDDALGELNFFEGSIPSEITMLPKLEILWAPGANLGGHFPNDWGNCDSLKMVNLAHNFFMGKISGSFLRCHGLFFLNISSNRLSGYLDEKLPVPCMTLFDISRNLMSGAIPQYNTSVCPRDASSEKKLIQTFNPAFAYLSFLTYKTCSESPLPFPTTGFPVIHNFGGNSFTGGIPLLPMVHEILGKRIDYAFLAGGNKLTGSLNGSLFGNCDGLGGMTVNVSSNEISGQVPAYICSACRSLKFFDASRNNISGSFPKHFGHCKSLIVLDLSWNKLHDQIPADLYDMKNLTLLSLANNQLSGSIPPFFPQMHSLEVLDFSSNSFSGDIPEGLTRLVNLTVLLLNNNTLTGQIPSGLEYLTSLHACNFSFNNLSGVLPSDEVIKPCSFIGNPYLSSKPKLAVFSAPPMGKQPNESQSYAAPPPGPKSKNGKRGLSSIEIAAVVSATVIVSVLAILVTFCMHITKRTASPKVEASESPERSDVTVFNDIGVRLTYDNIVHATRNFSWSNCIGNGGFGSTYKAEVSSGLVVAVKRLLVERCQGVRQFEAEINSLKSISHPNLITLIGYFASEADMFLIYNYIPGGNLEKFIRDRASRVFNFKVLHKIALDISLGIAYLHDQCVPRIVHRDVKPSNILLDSEMNAYLSDFGLSRIMGPETCTTTNVAGTFGYVAPEYALTCRVSDKADVYSYGVVLLELLSDKRALDPSFSVHENGFNIVSWANMLLRDNKIQDIFYTSLWEAGPEDKLVDMLHLALMCTTESLSARPRMRQVVGQLKELAPLVP